The following coding sequences are from one Candidatus Ozemobacteraceae bacterium window:
- a CDS encoding DUF1343 domain-containing protein, with product MKQTRLLLRIIFLAMFAFTVGSTVSASERLSIGLEVLATGHPDLVAGKKIALLVGLASYDQSMRHTVDRLARATTITAIFSGDPWPRKLIESASGSKQIDALTQAPVHIIRDPLEKPRAEQLNGAEIIVIDIQDIGIRFFHAVTLLAQFLELGKTAGIPVFVLDRPNPIGASKVSGPLLDVQFRSRFGVYPIPLVYGMTFGELALFFNKVFGLNADLTVVGMENYRRNVTYRNCGLHWAMPSEHLPDPESPVYYATTGFLGEMGIFSTGVGTTRPFHYVLAPWIDPDVLVSKLTVLNLPGVAFLPAAVRPYYGLFQQKRVPGIEIVVTDHQAYDPVMTGIAILHTLWTLYPDKIPLSNQTAAEGVDILLGGSDIRTAIIQGKGMDEIRSRIRSSVSDFMKRRKQFLIYPEAETP from the coding sequence ATGAAACAGACAAGACTCCTTCTTCGAATCATTTTTTTGGCAATGTTCGCGTTCACCGTCGGCTCGACGGTTTCGGCATCCGAACGTTTGTCGATCGGCCTGGAAGTCCTTGCAACCGGACATCCCGACCTCGTTGCCGGGAAAAAAATCGCCCTCCTCGTCGGTCTCGCCTCCTACGATCAGAGCATGCGCCACACGGTCGACCGGCTCGCCCGGGCAACCACGATCACGGCGATCTTTTCCGGCGATCCGTGGCCGCGCAAGCTGATCGAGTCAGCCTCAGGATCGAAACAGATCGACGCCCTCACGCAGGCCCCCGTCCACATCATCCGCGACCCCCTCGAAAAACCGAGGGCGGAGCAGCTGAACGGGGCGGAAATCATAGTTATTGATATACAAGATATCGGCATCCGTTTTTTCCATGCCGTGACGCTTCTCGCCCAGTTTCTCGAACTCGGCAAGACGGCGGGAATTCCCGTCTTCGTTCTCGACCGGCCGAATCCGATCGGCGCGTCGAAGGTTTCGGGTCCGTTGCTCGACGTCCAGTTCAGAAGCAGGTTCGGCGTGTATCCGATCCCGCTGGTCTACGGCATGACGTTCGGCGAACTTGCTCTGTTCTTCAACAAAGTATTCGGTTTGAACGCCGATCTCACGGTCGTCGGCATGGAGAACTACCGTCGGAACGTCACCTACCGGAACTGCGGCCTTCACTGGGCGATGCCGTCGGAGCATCTCCCGGATCCCGAATCCCCGGTCTATTACGCGACGACGGGCTTCCTCGGCGAAATGGGCATCTTCTCGACCGGCGTCGGCACGACGCGGCCGTTCCACTACGTTCTGGCGCCCTGGATCGATCCCGACGTGCTCGTCTCGAAACTCACGGTGCTGAACCTGCCGGGCGTCGCCTTCCTCCCGGCGGCGGTACGGCCGTATTACGGGCTGTTCCAGCAGAAACGGGTGCCCGGCATCGAGATCGTCGTAACGGACCATCAGGCATACGACCCCGTGATGACCGGCATCGCGATTCTCCACACTCTCTGGACGCTGTATCCCGACAAGATTCCCCTGTCGAACCAGACAGCCGCAGAGGGCGTCGATATTCTGCTGGGGGGTTCCGACATCCGCACGGCGATCATCCAGGGAAAAGGGATGGACGAGATTCGAAGTCGAATCAGGTCGTCGGTTTCCGATTTCATGAAAAGACGAAAACAGTTTCTCATCTACCCGGAGGCGGAGACGCCATGA
- the amrB gene encoding AmmeMemoRadiSam system protein B encodes MREPAVSGRFYPDEPTELYQMIRQCYEHRLGVRDRHHAQAGRLAGMIVPHAGYVFSGPVASWSFLRLGDEKPAPKRLLMLGPKHTPYGATAALSAEDAWMTPLGSIETDEMLRAALEQTGVFTRDDSAHAFEHSIEVQIPFVQQMMHVSLPKIVPLALGFADYPQCERWGKAIADVLAKPEFADTVCVVSSDFSHETPRDEAYRIDGEALDVILSLDAKAFHELVVGEDRSICGVIPITAFLASLTGKSVRATKLAYATSMDVMAHPRGVGYASVIFEHI; translated from the coding sequence ATGAGAGAACCTGCGGTGAGCGGTCGCTTTTATCCCGACGAGCCGACCGAGCTGTATCAGATGATCAGACAGTGTTACGAGCACAGGCTCGGCGTTCGTGACCGCCATCACGCCCAGGCCGGGAGGCTGGCAGGCATGATCGTGCCGCATGCCGGGTATGTGTTCAGCGGCCCGGTCGCGAGTTGGTCGTTCCTGCGGCTCGGCGATGAGAAGCCTGCCCCGAAGCGGCTCCTGATGCTCGGACCGAAGCACACGCCATACGGCGCCACGGCGGCTCTGAGCGCCGAAGACGCCTGGATGACACCGCTTGGAAGCATCGAAACCGACGAAATGCTGCGAGCCGCTCTCGAGCAAACGGGCGTTTTCACGAGGGACGACTCGGCCCACGCCTTCGAACACTCGATCGAGGTCCAGATCCCCTTTGTCCAGCAGATGATGCACGTGTCACTGCCGAAAATCGTTCCGCTTGCTCTCGGCTTCGCCGATTATCCGCAATGTGAACGGTGGGGAAAGGCGATCGCCGATGTGCTCGCGAAACCCGAGTTCGCCGACACGGTTTGCGTCGTCAGTTCCGATTTCTCTCACGAAACCCCCCGAGACGAAGCCTACCGGATCGATGGCGAGGCGCTCGACGTCATCCTGTCGCTTGACGCGAAGGCCTTTCACGAACTTGTCGTGGGGGAAGACCGAAGCATCTGCGGCGTCATTCCCATCACTGCGTTCCTCGCCTCGCTGACGGGGAAAAGCGTTCGCGCGACGAAGCTGGCCTACGCCACCTCCATGGATGTCATGGCTCACCCCCGGGGCGTCGGATACGCTTCCGTCATATTCGAACACATATAA
- a CDS encoding tetratricopeptide repeat protein codes for MFFLFLAVALCLASPNPALAQPFDLMVPDEQTGDSLSTELRRIQSIERDIQLERLTQRPHKFDALVEIGNLRLEQGRLEEAQRFFEQALEIQPDNMRANEGLAAVFLRQGRFSDTKAIYDRLTLLYPLSDKLRENLERVRSRLNSVAEIGVRLHEDNAGQTEFVSSLEAYFPSFTYPKLSARYRLETWAYEDRNLDETTDSRILSGTFEYSLDHRTRVAATFAPERFSDVDTVNGYSFQGVTGNGQLNLAAFAGHGSYKENLETARRLLSEDYATLTVFGDLHEQTRIQQSFTTGDISDGNARRRFDTEILHYIKRRGIPFLSLQLKLSQASFENQLAADGAAYPYWAPRDFRGAELVAGWERAVGSNWWWGFDTRLISNSWRDTSPETRRESGLGMTLHASYRFDTGRLHAEFGNTLRDFTRERMLGVYGSFDF; via the coding sequence ATGTTCTTTCTATTCCTGGCTGTCGCGCTATGTCTCGCATCTCCGAACCCCGCCCTCGCCCAGCCGTTCGATCTGATGGTTCCGGACGAACAGACAGGAGACTCGCTGAGCACGGAACTCCGGCGCATTCAGAGCATCGAGCGCGACATCCAGCTCGAACGTCTGACGCAGCGCCCGCACAAATTCGACGCCCTGGTCGAGATCGGAAACCTCCGGCTCGAGCAGGGCCGGCTGGAAGAGGCCCAGCGCTTCTTCGAGCAGGCGCTCGAGATCCAGCCCGACAACATGCGGGCGAACGAAGGTCTCGCGGCCGTCTTCCTGCGCCAGGGTCGATTCAGCGACACGAAAGCGATCTACGACCGGCTGACGCTCCTGTATCCCCTCAGCGACAAGCTCCGTGAGAACCTGGAACGGGTCCGTTCCCGCCTCAACTCGGTCGCGGAGATCGGCGTCAGGCTTCACGAGGACAATGCCGGTCAGACCGAGTTCGTCTCGAGCCTCGAGGCGTATTTTCCCTCTTTCACGTATCCAAAACTGTCGGCCCGGTACAGGCTCGAAACCTGGGCCTACGAAGACCGCAACCTCGACGAGACGACCGACAGCCGCATCCTGTCGGGAACCTTCGAATACAGCCTCGATCATCGCACCCGCGTCGCCGCGACGTTCGCCCCCGAGCGGTTTTCCGATGTAGACACGGTCAACGGGTATTCGTTCCAGGGCGTGACGGGGAACGGGCAGCTCAATCTCGCCGCCTTCGCGGGCCACGGCTCGTACAAGGAAAATCTCGAGACGGCGCGCAGGCTGCTTTCCGAGGACTACGCGACGCTGACGGTCTTCGGAGACCTGCACGAGCAGACGCGCATCCAGCAGTCGTTCACCACGGGCGACATCTCGGACGGCAACGCCAGGCGCAGGTTCGACACCGAGATTCTGCACTACATCAAGCGCCGCGGTATCCCATTCCTGTCGCTCCAGCTCAAGCTTTCCCAGGCGAGTTTCGAGAATCAGCTCGCCGCGGACGGTGCGGCGTATCCCTACTGGGCGCCCCGAGATTTTCGCGGCGCCGAACTGGTTGCGGGCTGGGAGCGGGCCGTCGGCTCGAACTGGTGGTGGGGGTTCGACACCCGCCTCATCTCGAATTCCTGGCGCGACACGTCACCGGAAACTCGCCGCGAAAGCGGATTGGGAATGACCCTGCACGCCAGTTACCGGTTCGACACCGGCCGGCTTCATGCCGAGTTCGGCAACACTCTCCGTGATTTCACCCGCGAACGCATGCTGGGCGTGTACGGCAGTTTCGACTTCTGA
- the accC gene encoding acetyl-CoA carboxylase biotin carboxylase subunit — MFNKILIANRGEIAVRVIRTCRRLGIKTVAVFSEVDRQALHVRLADEAYCIGPARPDLSYLNIPNILSVAHATQCDAIHPGYGFLSENPTFAEITQKCGFVFIGPSHRAMERMGQKSVARDLMIRSGVPVMPGSTGSVEDPEEGLKIAHKVGFPVLVKASAGGGGRGMRLVETEDRFRTLFSTAQAEAQSAFGDGRVYVEKYLRNPRHIEVQIMGDHHGNIVALGERECSIQRRHQKLIEESPSPAVNADLRRRLCETAVKAAKAIDYVNAGTIEFLLDADGNFFFMEMNTRLQVEHPVTELVTGYDLVEMQLRVASGEPLPFKQEDIAPHGWAFECRINAEDPANGFSPCPGRINDYLPAGGPWVRVDSAAYTGYAVSPSYDSMVAKLIVWGPDRETAMDRMQAALHEFRVEGIKTTIPFHQWAFGHEEFRAGLLTTGFVDKHQVSMIACMQRADEDERERANGAGGKAVEHGKTQDQNGTGRA, encoded by the coding sequence ATGTTCAACAAGATTCTCATCGCGAACCGCGGGGAAATCGCGGTCCGTGTCATCAGAACCTGCCGCAGGCTCGGCATCAAAACAGTCGCCGTCTTTTCGGAAGTCGACCGCCAGGCTCTGCATGTCAGGCTCGCCGATGAAGCCTACTGCATCGGGCCGGCCCGCCCAGACCTTTCGTATCTGAACATCCCGAACATCCTTTCCGTTGCCCACGCGACCCAGTGCGACGCGATTCACCCCGGATACGGCTTCCTGTCGGAAAACCCGACGTTCGCCGAGATCACCCAAAAGTGCGGTTTCGTGTTCATCGGCCCCAGCCACCGGGCGATGGAACGGATGGGCCAGAAGTCCGTCGCGCGCGACCTGATGATCCGGTCCGGCGTTCCCGTGATGCCCGGTTCGACCGGCAGCGTCGAGGATCCCGAGGAAGGTCTGAAGATCGCCCACAAGGTCGGCTTCCCCGTCCTCGTGAAGGCCTCCGCCGGCGGCGGCGGACGCGGCATGCGCCTGGTCGAGACGGAGGACCGGTTCCGGACGCTGTTCAGCACGGCTCAGGCCGAGGCCCAGTCGGCATTCGGCGACGGCCGCGTCTACGTCGAAAAATACCTTCGGAACCCTCGCCACATAGAAGTCCAGATCATGGGCGACCATCACGGCAACATCGTCGCCCTGGGCGAACGCGAATGTTCGATCCAGCGCCGGCATCAGAAGCTGATCGAGGAGTCGCCATCCCCGGCCGTCAACGCCGATCTGCGCCGGCGACTGTGCGAAACGGCCGTGAAGGCTGCGAAGGCGATCGACTACGTGAACGCTGGCACGATCGAGTTCCTGCTCGATGCCGACGGGAACTTCTTCTTCATGGAGATGAACACCCGTCTCCAGGTCGAACACCCCGTCACCGAGCTGGTTACCGGATACGATCTCGTCGAAATGCAGCTGCGCGTCGCGTCGGGCGAGCCGCTTCCCTTCAAGCAGGAAGACATCGCCCCTCACGGGTGGGCGTTCGAGTGCCGCATCAATGCCGAAGATCCTGCGAACGGCTTCTCGCCGTGTCCGGGCCGCATCAACGATTATCTGCCCGCGGGGGGGCCGTGGGTGCGCGTCGACTCGGCGGCCTACACCGGATACGCGGTGAGCCCGAGTTACGACTCGATGGTCGCCAAGCTGATCGTCTGGGGCCCCGATCGCGAGACGGCAATGGACCGCATGCAGGCGGCCCTGCACGAGTTCCGGGTCGAAGGGATCAAAACGACGATCCCGTTTCATCAGTGGGCGTTCGGGCACGAGGAGTTCCGGGCGGGGCTGTTGACCACAGGCTTCGTCGACAAGCACCAGGTGTCGATGATCGCCTGTATGCAGCGGGCCGACGAGGATGAACGTGAGCGCGCGAACGGAGCCGGCGGGAAGGCGGTCGAACATGGCAAAACTCAGGACCAGAACGGCACGGGAAGAGCCTGA
- the xseA gene encoding exodeoxyribonuclease VII large subunit, translating into MAKLRTRTAREEPEAKRTLFDAPPDETERESGELTRGVLSVGDVTRHIKRLLEKDSLLESVWVQGEVSNLVKAASGHWYFSLKDATSVLKAAVWAGNRRRIRHEIKNGDLIAAYGSISVYEPRGEYQLIITDLRPAGLGALYEAFEKLKAKLQEEGLFDADRKVPLPFLPRGVGIVTSPKGAVVQDIYRVIRRRFPNMPLYLVPVKVQGEGAAEEIVAGIRRLDADSRVDVIIVARGGGSLEDLWTFNDERVARAIAAAETPVISAIGHETDFTIADFVADQRAATPSVAGELVVPLKEDLVKAIADRRNRLGRALKHMIVFLAGRLAHARSCRFLRKPALLVAERRTHVANTARDLETACEAFMRRCRHAWEMAAARLTALDPRAVLARGYMLATNEDGVVVTSAAALKTGRKLDLQMVDGRARVAVEDVEIKTPGGTRS; encoded by the coding sequence ATGGCAAAACTCAGGACCAGAACGGCACGGGAAGAGCCTGAAGCGAAACGAACCCTGTTCGACGCCCCCCCGGATGAGACGGAACGCGAGTCTGGCGAGCTGACGCGCGGGGTTCTGTCCGTCGGGGACGTCACTCGCCACATCAAGCGGCTTCTCGAAAAGGACAGCCTTCTCGAGAGCGTCTGGGTTCAGGGAGAAGTGTCGAACCTGGTCAAGGCGGCATCGGGACACTGGTATTTTTCCCTGAAAGACGCGACGTCCGTCCTGAAAGCCGCCGTCTGGGCCGGGAACAGGCGCAGGATCCGGCATGAAATCAAGAACGGCGACCTGATCGCCGCCTACGGCTCCATCTCGGTCTACGAGCCCCGTGGCGAATACCAGCTCATCATTACCGACCTGCGCCCGGCCGGCCTGGGTGCGCTGTATGAAGCCTTCGAGAAACTCAAGGCGAAACTCCAGGAAGAAGGCCTGTTCGACGCCGACCGGAAGGTGCCCCTGCCGTTCCTGCCGCGGGGCGTCGGGATCGTGACCTCGCCGAAGGGCGCCGTCGTGCAGGATATATATCGAGTGATACGAAGGCGCTTTCCGAACATGCCGCTGTATCTCGTCCCCGTGAAGGTGCAGGGTGAGGGAGCTGCGGAAGAGATCGTGGCCGGCATCCGACGGCTCGACGCCGATTCGCGGGTCGACGTGATCATCGTCGCGCGCGGGGGCGGCAGTCTCGAGGATCTCTGGACGTTCAACGACGAACGCGTCGCCCGCGCGATCGCGGCGGCCGAAACCCCCGTCATATCGGCGATCGGCCATGAGACGGATTTCACCATCGCCGACTTTGTCGCGGACCAGCGGGCGGCTACGCCGTCGGTGGCGGGCGAACTGGTCGTTCCCCTCAAGGAAGACCTCGTGAAGGCGATCGCCGACAGGCGCAATAGGCTCGGCCGAGCCCTGAAGCACATGATCGTTTTCCTGGCCGGGCGGCTGGCTCATGCCCGTTCCTGCCGATTCCTGCGGAAACCGGCCCTGCTCGTCGCCGAACGCCGGACGCACGTCGCAAACACGGCCCGAGACCTGGAAACCGCCTGCGAGGCTTTCATGCGACGGTGCCGCCACGCATGGGAAATGGCCGCCGCACGGCTGACGGCCCTCGATCCGCGGGCGGTGCTCGCGAGAGGCTATATGCTGGCGACGAACGAAGACGGCGTGGTCGTCACGTCCGCCGCGGCTTTGAAAACCGGACGAAAACTCGATCTGCAGATGGTCGACGGTCGGGCCCGCGTGGCCGTCGAGGATGTCGAAATCAAAACCCCGGGAGGCACGCGTTCATGA
- the xseB gene encoding exodeoxyribonuclease VII small subunit produces the protein MKKVFDRKELEELAALTPEMIEKLSYEDAMERLEQTVEALEQEGTPLELGLRLYEVGTGLSRRCGNVLDAAEARMLQLIGNIESAREEPFDPEKDGRPS, from the coding sequence ATGAAAAAGGTGTTCGATCGGAAAGAACTCGAGGAGCTCGCAGCTCTCACTCCCGAGATGATCGAAAAGCTGTCGTACGAAGACGCGATGGAGCGTCTCGAGCAAACCGTCGAGGCGCTCGAACAGGAGGGGACCCCGCTCGAGCTCGGCCTGCGCCTGTACGAAGTCGGCACGGGGCTGAGCCGCCGGTGCGGAAACGTGCTCGACGCCGCCGAGGCGCGGATGCTGCAGCTGATCGGCAACATCGAGTCGGCCCGCGAAGAGCCGTTCGATCCCGAGAAGGACGGCAGGCCGTCATGA
- a CDS encoding polyprenyl synthetase family protein, which translates to MTPDGASMTGLEDWLRACRSRVDEALDRWLPPADAVPARLHEAMRYSVCAGGKRIRPALCLMIAEGFGVSGNGPLRAACALELLHTYSLIHDDLPAMDDDDLRRGRPTNHKVFGEATAILAGDALLTLAFEWMARIADYDVPAGRAVSAVKSFAEAAGHAGMVGGQMLDIDAENGEVTIDELRRIHRLKTGALLTASIRIGGILGGADPDEMRKLTEYGRHIGLLFQIVDDILDIEGDAAALGKTPGSDARLGKSTFPALLGMDGAKREADRVRDEALKAAASLPRPISRMSELAGWLHGRKR; encoded by the coding sequence ATGACCCCGGACGGGGCTTCAATGACGGGGCTGGAAGACTGGCTGCGCGCCTGCAGGTCGCGTGTCGACGAGGCGCTCGACCGCTGGCTGCCCCCGGCCGATGCTGTGCCCGCGCGCCTTCACGAGGCGATGCGGTACAGCGTCTGCGCGGGCGGAAAGCGGATCAGGCCGGCGCTGTGCCTGATGATCGCGGAGGGCTTCGGCGTCTCGGGAAACGGGCCGCTGAGGGCTGCCTGCGCACTCGAGCTGCTCCATACATATTCTCTGATCCATGACGATCTGCCGGCGATGGATGACGACGATCTGCGGCGCGGCCGGCCGACGAACCACAAGGTGTTCGGCGAGGCGACGGCGATTCTTGCCGGAGACGCCCTGCTGACGCTTGCGTTCGAGTGGATGGCGCGCATCGCAGATTACGACGTTCCCGCGGGCCGGGCGGTCTCCGCAGTGAAGTCGTTCGCCGAGGCTGCCGGCCATGCCGGCATGGTGGGCGGTCAGATGCTCGATATCGACGCCGAGAACGGAGAGGTGACGATCGACGAACTTCGCCGGATCCATCGGCTCAAGACCGGCGCGCTCCTCACGGCCTCGATCCGAATCGGCGGGATCCTGGGCGGCGCAGATCCCGACGAGATGCGCAAACTTACCGAATACGGCCGCCACATCGGTCTTCTGTTTCAAATAGTAGACGATATACTCGACATCGAGGGAGACGCCGCCGCCCTCGGAAAGACGCCGGGAAGCGATGCGCGCCTCGGCAAATCCACGTTTCCGGCGCTTCTCGGCATGGACGGGGCGAAACGGGAAGCCGACCGCGTGCGCGACGAGGCGCTGAAAGCCGCCGCATCGCTCCCGAGGCCGATTTCCCGCATGTCGGAACTCGCCGGATGGCTGCACGGGAGAAAACGGTGA
- the ispD gene encoding 2-C-methyl-D-erythritol 4-phosphate cytidylyltransferase yields the protein MTVKLYPVVVAGGSGTRMKSDLPKQFLDIGGKPVLQWSLECFDAVSETVDITVVLPEAWLEEGKRRLSGWRSKHNIRYICGGLRRQDSVEAGVSSIPDEDGWAAVHDGARPAITPEIVRACLEMAVAKGNASCAVPVSDTLVETAGGLVTGAVDRSKMFAMQTPQIFPVNLLREALARARADGVDATDDAGLVRRLGLPVYLAPGSPLNIKVTRPEDLLLLASVLRPPG from the coding sequence GTGACCGTGAAACTGTATCCCGTCGTGGTCGCCGGCGGGTCGGGAACGCGCATGAAAAGCGATCTTCCGAAACAGTTTCTCGACATCGGGGGAAAACCCGTCCTGCAATGGTCGCTCGAGTGCTTCGACGCGGTTTCCGAAACCGTCGACATCACGGTCGTTCTTCCGGAAGCCTGGCTCGAGGAAGGCAAACGCCGCCTGTCCGGCTGGCGATCGAAACATAACATTCGTTATATATGCGGAGGACTGCGACGGCAGGACTCCGTCGAAGCCGGCGTGTCGAGCATTCCCGACGAAGACGGGTGGGCTGCCGTGCACGACGGCGCTCGTCCGGCGATCACGCCCGAAATCGTCCGGGCCTGCCTTGAGATGGCTGTCGCGAAAGGAAACGCCTCGTGCGCGGTGCCGGTTTCCGACACCCTCGTCGAAACTGCCGGCGGTCTCGTGACCGGCGCCGTCGATCGGTCGAAGATGTTCGCCATGCAGACCCCGCAGATCTTCCCCGTGAACCTTCTGCGGGAGGCGCTCGCCCGGGCGCGCGCCGACGGCGTTGATGCCACCGACGACGCCGGACTCGTCAGGCGTCTCGGCCTGCCTGTCTATCTGGCCCCGGGTTCCCCCCTAAACATCAAAGTCACCCGGCCCGAAGATCTGCTCCTGCTCGCGTCGGTCCTCCGCCCCCCAGGCTGA
- the ispE gene encoding 4-(cytidine 5'-diphospho)-2-C-methyl-D-erythritol kinase, producing MKRTLIVQAPAKINIGLWVKGKRADGYHEIASLMQTISLADTIAIKETREDGLRIECDHPGVPTGPENLAYKSAMLLLKKLDIPPRLLIQIEKRIPVAAGLAGGSTDAAAVLLALARFYDSSLPMLDLMTMSQSIGSDVPFVMHGGLALATGRGENLTFYDAPKPPYVVVIAVPKNVSVSTKWAYENYQPGDNTRKEELFATLLPACRERNLALLRKNVFNDLESVTLHRHPEVAAIKERLAATGDGVVLMSGSGPSVFGLFEERRDAVKAASSLDPDTVDVFIEHTLRSQSR from the coding sequence ATGAAACGAACGCTGATTGTTCAGGCACCTGCGAAGATCAATATCGGGCTCTGGGTCAAGGGTAAACGGGCGGACGGGTATCACGAGATCGCAAGCCTGATGCAGACGATCTCGCTCGCAGACACGATCGCGATCAAAGAGACCCGCGAAGACGGCCTCCGGATCGAGTGCGATCACCCCGGCGTTCCGACCGGCCCCGAGAATCTCGCCTACAAGTCGGCGATGCTGCTGCTGAAGAAACTCGACATTCCGCCGCGTCTCCTGATCCAGATCGAAAAGCGGATTCCGGTCGCCGCGGGACTGGCTGGTGGAAGCACCGACGCCGCCGCCGTGCTGCTGGCGCTTGCCCGTTTTTACGACTCGTCCCTGCCGATGCTCGATCTCATGACGATGAGCCAGTCGATCGGCTCCGACGTGCCGTTCGTCATGCACGGAGGCCTCGCCCTCGCCACGGGCCGGGGCGAGAACCTGACGTTCTACGACGCGCCGAAGCCGCCCTACGTCGTCGTCATCGCCGTTCCGAAAAACGTCAGCGTCTCGACGAAATGGGCGTATGAAAACTACCAGCCGGGCGACAACACCCGCAAGGAAGAATTGTTCGCCACCCTCCTTCCCGCATGCCGGGAGCGGAACCTCGCCCTCCTGAGAAAAAACGTGTTCAACGACCTCGAGTCCGTCACGCTGCACCGGCATCCCGAAGTCGCCGCAATCAAGGAGCGTCTGGCCGCAACCGGCGACGGCGTGGTTCTCATGTCCGGCAGCGGGCCGTCCGTATTCGGCCTGTTCGAGGAGCGTCGCGATGCCGTGAAGGCCGCGAGCTCACTCGACCCGGACACGGTCGATGTGTTCATCGAACATACACTGCGCTCGCAGTCGCGCTGA
- a CDS encoding 1-deoxy-D-xylulose-5-phosphate reductoisomerase, which yields MKRRISLLGSTGSIGQSTLDVIRAHRDRLSVVALAAGRQWERLVGQTREFRPRMVAIFDPEAAARFRDAMRGSDVAVREGMPGLLEAAGLDEADTLVSALVGSIGLRPVMAGIDAGKAVCLANKETLVVAGALVTAAAHRKGVPLIPIDSEHSAIFQCLADGHKDGSRIKRLILTASGGPFRMTDAGSLARVTPGEALRHPNWDMGGKITIDSATLMNKGLEVIEAHWLFDIDFDRIEVVVHPQSIIHSLVEFIDGSFLGQLGAPDMRLPIQYALSYPERWEASGERLDLLKLGTLSFEPPRMADFPCLSYAYEAGRRGGSLPCAMNAANEVAVAAFLRGDIGFTDIPVVIRTVMDELPFEASPDLETLLRHDELARGAAAVCVAARTAVRQGGEAAA from the coding sequence ATGAAACGCCGCATCTCCCTCCTCGGCTCGACCGGCTCCATCGGCCAGAGCACGCTCGACGTCATCCGAGCCCACCGGGACCGCCTTTCCGTGGTTGCCTTGGCCGCCGGTCGCCAATGGGAGCGCCTCGTCGGCCAGACGCGTGAATTCCGGCCCAGGATGGTCGCGATCTTCGACCCGGAAGCGGCCGCCCGGTTCAGGGACGCGATGCGCGGCTCGGACGTGGCCGTCCGCGAGGGGATGCCGGGCCTGCTCGAGGCTGCCGGCCTTGATGAAGCCGATACGCTTGTGTCCGCCTTGGTGGGCTCGATCGGCCTGCGGCCGGTGATGGCCGGCATCGATGCGGGAAAGGCCGTCTGCCTCGCCAACAAGGAGACGCTCGTCGTCGCCGGGGCCCTCGTCACCGCTGCGGCTCACAGGAAGGGCGTTCCCCTGATTCCGATCGATTCCGAACACTCCGCGATTTTCCAGTGCCTCGCTGACGGCCACAAGGACGGGAGCCGGATCAAACGCCTGATCCTGACGGCGTCAGGCGGCCCGTTCCGCATGACCGACGCCGGCAGTCTTGCCCGGGTGACGCCCGGTGAAGCTCTTCGACACCCGAACTGGGACATGGGCGGCAAGATCACGATCGACTCGGCGACGCTGATGAACAAAGGTCTCGAGGTCATCGAGGCCCACTGGTTGTTTGACATCGATTTCGACCGGATCGAAGTGGTCGTTCATCCGCAGTCGATCATTCATTCGCTGGTCGAGTTCATCGACGGCTCGTTTCTCGGCCAGCTCGGCGCCCCGGACATGCGCCTGCCGATTCAGTATGCGCTAAGTTATCCCGAACGCTGGGAAGCGAGCGGCGAGCGGCTCGATCTGCTCAAACTGGGAACGCTCTCGTTCGAACCGCCGCGGATGGCGGATTTTCCCTGCCTATCCTACGCATACGAGGCGGGGCGGCGCGGCGGCAGCCTTCCCTGCGCGATGAATGCGGCGAACGAGGTCGCCGTGGCGGCGTTCCTGCGCGGGGACATCGGGTTCACCGATATTCCGGTCGTGATCCGCACCGTGATGGATGAACTGCCGTTCGAGGCCTCGCCCGACCTCGAGACGTTGCTGAGACACGACGAACTCGCGCGCGGGGCCGCAGCGGTCTGCGTTGCGGCGCGGACTGCCGTCCGGCAAGGCGGGGAGGCCGCGGCATGA